A stretch of Acropora muricata isolate sample 2 chromosome 7, ASM3666990v1, whole genome shotgun sequence DNA encodes these proteins:
- the LOC136921946 gene encoding uncharacterized protein: protein MEDLSRLRRRRAANRTFVNKTLEKIDQQLEDYTADKSKKAKLKAFRDTLIEKLGVLTELNARILDQLDEDDFENEIDETSELKMTIQERIINIELAIKTDSSESEDDDDIGSARSSSRASSSKKTKRLTQTVKLPKLVIKKFGGNHAEYQAFWDSFDAAIHSNETLSDIEKLNYLRSFLEGPAVATIAGLALTKDNYKVAVDLLRERYGNKQVIISSHMESLLKLPRVNFVSDIKRVRMVYDQIEIKIRSLQALGIKAESYGSLLIPVVMEKLPEEFRLVISRKMKSDTWDVNELIEAFKEELEAREKSRFVGGSGNVVEKPWLKPKIPRDPITAAALFLPERGQANCYFCNHPGHRSFNCTSVTDSEKRKEILKKKGRCFVCLRRGHVSNCCPSEYKCKKCFGRHHISVCSGGFHLPQDVTQNATHGNAIEQPNVTQPCPGATATLHVGGKNSVLLQTATANVSNPRSGKTVQARLVFDSGSQRSYIANGTRSSLELPSLCYENLVIKTFGAGSDQPKRCDVVQLCVSKAVGGLNLYVDAYDVPSICAPLSQQKIELAQASYEHLLSLELADSSTGGDGMPIDILIGSDFYWQFMTGEIRFGMYGGPVAINTHLGWVLSGPVYESRQMLVESSTHLSHTHVLRLDTEQKEENCPLKQELSRFWDIESLGIIPESEDAVYERFLNRVQMKDARYEVSLPWKEMHPALPDNYSLSYSRLASLIGRLRKSPEVLREYDRVIKDQQYRGIVETVTSDDATHVHYLPHREVVRSDKQTTKLRIVFDASAKRDGPSLNDCLHAGPPLTPLLMDIMMKFRCHQIALVGDIEKAFLMVGVNEADRDVLRFLWVKDPFAGELKVEIKRFTRLVFGVSSSPFLLNATLRHHMSKYALCDPEFVKKFLEALYVDDLSTGDRNVEETYQLFLKSKLRMLEAGFNMRKWSSNSKELIEKIKASKYGRGVEPINRLSELEEDEETYASATLGSNHEVNEEEEHKVLGVTWNHDTDELRIDLSDIVKFSENLPVTKRTVLKVSARVYDPLGWISPILIEMKLLFQKLCQSKEDWDEELSPDMRERYDKWMSELRKVGGIRIPRCYFRENDHTPVSVELHGFSDASSYAYAAVVYLRVEVESSVKSVLVASKTRVAPLSGQTIPRLELLGAIILARLVKHVIDALSGTLRIDRVRCWVDSTAVLYWIIGEKKQWKQFVQNRILEIRSLVGPSCWSYCPTSVNSADLPSRGMKASDLAVSDEWWNGPMFLSLPEQQWPVRPDTSLIEENVLSENKGELKKEAVPVSINLVSESEEKTSLSECIGLEHFSSKKKLFRVTAYVMRFISRLKEKIRNTRNIQNFPDQSLSVEEVKAAELLWIQEVQKSIAYGDKFRQQKLSLGLFLDDKGIYRCRGRLENSALPYQAKYPALLPSKHHLTSLIVHECHDNVKHRGVKDTLTELRSRYWMPKGRQVVKTLLRKCTVCSKIQGRPYSAPAAPDLPGFRVENSYPFANTGVDFAGPLYVKNVFGGESKMHKAYIALYTCASTRAVHLDLVPSLDTQSFIRSLKRFFARRGVNQLFISDNAKTFKSQEVQQLVKDLGIDWKFNLPRAPWWGGFFERMVRCTKGCLKKTLGSARLTYEELLTVLTEVEGVLNSRPLTYVYGDDIEEPLTPSHLMIGRRLLS from the coding sequence TAGTTTCGACGCTGCAATTCACAGCAACGAAACGTTGAGTGACATCGAGAAGCTGAATTATCTTCGTTCTTTTTTGGAAGGCCCAGCCGTGGCAACAATTGCTGGACTCGCGCTAACGAAGGATAATTACAAAGTTGCGGTTGACCTTTTGCGTGAGAGATACGGAAACAAGCAAGTCATCATAAGTTCTCACATGGAATCCTTGTTGAAGCTTCCGCGAGTTAACTTCGTATCGGATATCAAGCGTGTACGCATGGTTTACGATCAGATCGAAATTAAGATCCGTAGTTTGCAGGCTCTCGGGATTAAAGCTGAAAGTTATGGAAGTCTGCTGATCCCAGTTGTAATGGAAAAGCTTCCCGAAGAATTTCGGCTCGTTATTAGTCGCAAAATGAAATCGGATACCTGGGATGTCAACGAGTTGATCGAAGCATTTAAGGAAGAATTGGAGGCACGTGAGAAAAGTAGATTCGTAGGAGGCTCCGGAAATGTCGTGGAAAAGCCTTGGTTGAAACCCAAGATACCTCGTGACCCGATTACTGCAGCAGCGTTGTTTCTGCCAGAGCGAGGGCAAGCAAACTGTTATTTTTGCAATCACCCGGGTCATAGGTCGTTCAACTGCACTTCAGTCACTGATTCAGAGAAGAGGAAAgagattttaaagaaaaagggACGGTGTTTTGTCTGTCTGAGAAGAGGTCACGTTTCAAATTGTTGCCCGTCGGAATACAAATGCAAGAAATGCTTTGGAAGACATCATATTAGTGTTTGTTCCGGAGGTTTTCATTTGCCACAAGATGTCACGCAAAACGCCACGCATGGTAACGCAATTGAGCAGCCAAATGTCACACAACCATGCCCAGGCGCAACGGCGACCTTACATGTGGGTGGCAAGAATTCTGTCCTTTTGCAAACAGCAACAGCAAATGTTTCTAACCCAAGAAGTGGGAAGACAGTGCAGGCGAGACTAGTTTTTGATAGTGGATCTCAGCGGTCTTACATTGCAAATGGTACGAGGAGCTCCCTCGAGCTTCCGTCCTTGTGTTATGAGAACTTAGTAATCAAGACATTTGGTGCAGGTTCTGACCAACCAAAACGCTGTGATGTGGTGCAACTGTGTGTGAGCAAAGCAGTAGGTGGACTGAACTTGTATGTTGATGCCTATGACGTACCTAGCATTTGTGCTCCGTTATCACAACAGAAGATTGAATTGGCCCAAGCCTCTTACGAGCATCTCTTGTCCCTGGAGTTAGCCGACAGTTCAACTGGTGGAGATGGAATGCCGATTGACATTCTAATCGGAAGTGATTTTTACTGGCAGTTTATGACGGGTGAAATACGGTTTGGAATGTATGGGGGACCAGTTGCGATTAACACTCATCTGGGATGGGTCTTATCGGGCCCCGTTTATGAGTCACGGCAGATGTTGGTTGAGTCTTCTACACACCTGAGCCACACCCATGTGTTGAGGCTGGACACTGAACAAAAGGAAGAGAACTGTCCCTTGAAACAGGAACTTTCTAGGTTCTGGGATATCGAGTCCTTGGGAATCATCCCTGAGAGTGAAGATGCAGTTTACGAAAGGTTTTTGAACCGGGTTCAGATGAAGGACGCACGCTATGAGGTCTCACTTCCTTGGAAAGAAATGCACCCTGCCTTACCTGACAATTACAGCTTGAGTTATTCCCGTTTGGCTTCGCTGATTGGACGTTTGAGGAAGAGTCCTGAAGTTCTGCGCGAGTACGATAGGGTGATCAAGGATCAACAATACAGAGGCATTGTAGAAACTGTCACTTCAGATGATGCCACGCATGTTCACTATTTGCCTCACCGAGAAGTTGTCCGATCAGACAAGCAGACCACAAAACTCCGGATTGTTTTTGATGCCTCTGCGAAAAGGGATGGCCCATCCCTGAATGACTGTCTGCACGCTGGACCGCCTCTGACGCCACTGCTCATGGATATCATGATGAAGTTCCGTTGTCATCAGATTGCCCTCGTTGGAGATATAGAAAAGGCTTTCTTGATGGTTGGTGTTAACGAGGCAGACCGCGATGTATTACGTTTTCTGTGGGTGAAAGATCCATTTGCCGGTGAACTGAAAGTAGAGATAAAGAGGTTCACCCGCTTGGTGTTCGGTGTGTCGTCCAGTCCCTTTCTGCTGAATGCCACTCTACGACACCACATGAGCAAGTATGCGCTTTGTGATCCTGAGTTTGTGAAGAAGTTCCTGGAGGCCTTGTATGTGGATGACCTCTCCACTGGAGACAGAAACGTGGAAGAAACTTATCAGTTGTTTTTGAAGTCAAAGTTGAGAATGTTAGAGGCTGGTTTCAACATGAGGAAATGGTCATCAAATTCAAAGGAGCTGATTGAGAAGATCAAGGCTTCCAAGTACGGAAGGGGAGTAGAACCAATCAATCGACTGAGTGAActagaagaagacgaagaaacgTATGCTAGCGCGACTCTGGGAAGTAATCATGAAGTCAATGAAGAAGAAGAGCATAAAGTACTAGGAGTCACATGGAACCATGATACTGATGAGCTGAGAATTGATTTGAGTGACATAGTCAAGTTCTCTGAAAACTTGCCTGTTACTAAACGAACTGTACTCAAAGTATCTGCACGGGTTTATGACCCCCTGGGCTGGATTTCACCAATCCTGATCGAGATGAAGCTCTTGTTTCAGAAGCTTTGCCAGAGTAAAGAAGACTGGGACGAGGAATTAAGTCCAGACATGAGGGAACGTTATGACAAGTGGATGTCAGAGCTGCGCAAGGTCGGCGGTATCAGAATCCCGAGATGTTACTTCAGAGAGAATGACCATACGCCGGTGTCCGTAGAGCTTCATGGGTTTAGTGATGCATCGTCGTACGCTTACGCAGCTGTTGTGTACTTGAGGGTTGAGGTGGAAAGCAGCGTGAAATCAGTGTTGGTGGCTTCAAAGACAAGAGTAGCGCCGCTTAGTGGACAGACGATACCTAGATTAGAGTTGTTAGGTGCCATAATTCTAGCGAGATTGGTGAAGCATGTAATAGATGCCCTTTCAGGAACTTTAAGAATCGACAGAGTACGTTGCTGGGTGGACTCCACTGCAGTTCTCTATTGGATTATTGGCGAGAAGAAACAATGGAAGCAGTTTGTGCAGAACCGAATCCTAGAGATTAGAAGTCTTGTTGGTCCCTCGTGTTGGAGCTATTGCCCCACCAGTGTTAATTCGGCCGATTTGCCCTCCAGAGGAATGAAGGCCTCAGATCTTGCTGTAAGCGATGAGTGGTGGAACGGTCCCATGTTCCTTTCGCTTCCTGAACAACAGTGGCCAGTAAGGCCAGATACCAGTTTGATTGAAGAGAATGTGCTTAGTGAGAACAAAGGCGAATTGAAGAAAGAAGCTGTACCAGTCAGTATAAATCTTGTGTCTGAGTCGGAGGAGAAAACAAGTTTGAGTGAGTGCATTGGTCTAGAACACTTTAGCAGTAAGAAGAAACTCTTCCGAGTCACTGCATATGTCATGAGGTTTATTTCAAGATTGAAAGAAAAGATCAGGAACACAAGGAACATTCAAAACTTCCCTGACCAGTCGCTATCCGTCGAGGAAGTAAAAGCAGCGGAGTTGTTGTGGATTCAAGAAGTGCAGAAGTCGATAGCTTATGGTGACAAGTTTAGGCAGCAGAAGTTGTCTCTTGGGTTGTTCCTGGACGACAAAGGAATCTATCGTTGCAGAGGAAGATTGGAGAATTCTGCATTGCCATATCAAGCAAAGTATCCAGCGCTATTACCTTCAAAACACCACCTGACGTCATTGATTGTTCACGAATGTCATGACAATGTGAAACATCGAGGTGTTAAGGATACATTGACTGAGCTTCGGTCGCGTTACTGGATGCCCAAAGGAAGACAGGTGGTGAAAACCCTGCTCCGGAAATGCACTGTATGCTCAAAGATACAGGGGAGGCCATACAGTGCCCCTGCTGCTCCTGACCTTCCTGGATTTAGAGTAGAGAACAGCTATCCGTTTGCAAACACGGGGGTGGATTTTGCCGGTCCACTTTACGTGAAGAATGTGTTTGGTGGAGAGTCAAAGATGCACAAGGCCTACATAGCGTTGTACACGTGCGCTAGTACCAGAGCAGTTCACCTTGACTTAGTCCCTTCATTGGATACCCAGTCGTTCATAAGAAGTTTGAAAAGATTCTTTGCTCGAAGAGGAGTGAATCAGTTGTTTATCTCGGATAATGCAAAGACCTTCAAGAGTCAAGAGGTCCAGCAACTGGTGAAAGATTTAGGAATTGATTGGAAGTTCAATTTGCCCCGGGCTCCATGGTGGGGAGGGTTCTTCGAACGAATGGTCCGATGCACAAAAGGCTGTTTGAAGAAAACCCTTGGTTCTGCCCGACTAACGTATGAAGAGTTACTTACAGTCCTCACGGAAGTCGAAGGTGTTTTGAACTCAAGACCTCTCACCTACGTCTATGGCGACGATATTGAAGAGCCCCTGACGCCGTCTCATTTGATGATCGGGAGAAGGTTGCTGTCCTGA